One Moorella sp. E308F genomic region harbors:
- a CDS encoding FAD-dependent oxidoreductase, producing MLSLSGTGIRPEGWPLAAPAVRADIVVYGGGLAGCAAAWKAAATAPDRTVVLVVPYPEHEYGGLATVGGQNFWDVRYWARDGRLAQGGSFAHWFKAVGPFYRTADLSAQIAADLGRLPNLHTYWAMDITAIQKDRRGRLKTLALRELQRDAAGTVIWGEERLILAATIFVDASEDGRLSRLSHAGVTVGRADWPADLLAGDFIDLTLRPRQQAATLMFKVRGVQPGRYRDMIFRQERGVWSAYGGREVYINDTVVTAFNDRYGPAGFALKPLNAVQDGPGNPEWWVNALLIFNVDGRANARDRGHDAYPGDMAPEALDTDTAWQRAREMLANPDFIRALRRFDGFHEAEVVLDADGKPFAGGMLYLRETIHTVVEPREAGPGTEDSNYALTAAAAHGAGPGPAEGNDLGNYVNRIGLGFYWQDINAYHFSDLKGGDGRYRWPVTPFLRPDYPRTMPGPGGWPQNPVYIPFNTLLSRPVPNLLIPGYAASISSLAWAELRVLPNQCVLGDAAGVAAAYAVMKGRDPGTFTDADVAAVREILVQCFGVRVDK from the coding sequence ATGTTAAGTCTCTCCGGCACGGGGATCCGGCCGGAGGGCTGGCCCCTAGCGGCGCCTGCGGTCCGGGCGGATATCGTCGTTTACGGCGGCGGCCTGGCCGGCTGCGCGGCGGCCTGGAAGGCAGCGGCAACGGCACCGGATAGAACGGTGGTCCTAGTGGTTCCCTACCCCGAGCACGAGTACGGCGGCCTGGCTACGGTGGGCGGCCAGAACTTCTGGGACGTGCGTTACTGGGCGCGGGACGGGCGGCTGGCCCAGGGGGGGTCTTTTGCCCACTGGTTTAAAGCGGTGGGACCTTTTTACCGTACGGCAGATCTTTCGGCGCAGATTGCTGCTGACCTGGGGAGACTGCCCAATCTTCATACTTACTGGGCTATGGATATAACTGCCATCCAGAAGGACCGGCGCGGGCGGCTCAAGACCTTGGCCCTGCGGGAGCTGCAGAGGGATGCCGCCGGGACGGTAATCTGGGGTGAAGAGCGCCTAATACTTGCCGCGACCATCTTTGTCGACGCTTCGGAAGACGGGCGGCTCAGTCGCCTGAGCCATGCCGGGGTGACGGTGGGCCGCGCCGACTGGCCGGCGGATTTGCTGGCTGGGGATTTTATCGACCTTACTCTGCGACCACGCCAGCAGGCTGCTACCCTCATGTTCAAGGTGCGCGGGGTGCAGCCCGGCCGTTACCGGGATATGATTTTCCGCCAGGAGCGAGGGGTATGGTCTGCCTACGGCGGCAGGGAAGTTTACATAAACGACACGGTGGTTACCGCCTTTAACGACAGGTACGGCCCGGCGGGCTTTGCTTTAAAGCCCCTCAATGCCGTCCAGGACGGACCGGGGAACCCGGAGTGGTGGGTCAATGCCCTCCTCATCTTTAACGTCGACGGCCGGGCGAATGCCCGCGACCGCGGGCACGATGCTTATCCGGGGGATATGGCGCCGGAAGCCCTGGACACGGACACGGCCTGGCAGCGGGCGCGGGAGATGCTGGCGAATCCTGATTTCATCCGGGCACTGCGCCGCTTCGATGGCTTCCATGAGGCGGAAGTGGTGCTGGATGCGGATGGGAAACCCTTTGCCGGCGGGATGCTGTACCTGCGGGAAACGATTCATACGGTAGTCGAACCCCGGGAAGCGGGACCGGGAACGGAGGACAGCAACTACGCCCTGACCGCGGCGGCTGCACACGGCGCCGGGCCAGGTCCGGCGGAAGGCAACGACCTTGGCAATTATGTAAACCGTATCGGCCTGGGCTTTTACTGGCAGGATATCAATGCCTATCATTTCAGCGACCTTAAGGGGGGCGACGGTCGCTACCGCTGGCCGGTGACGCCTTTCTTACGGCCTGATTATCCCCGGACCATGCCGGGACCGGGCGGGTGGCCGCAGAACCCGGTCTATATCCCCTTTAACACCCTCCTCAGCCGCCCGGTGCCCAATTTGCTCATCCCCGGCTATGCGGCCAGCATCTCCTCCCTGGCCTGGGCTGAGCTGCGGGTCTTGCCCAATCAATGTGTCCTGGGGGATGCCGCCGGGGTGGCGGCGGCATACGCCGTGATGAAAGGTCGCGATCCCGGTACCTTCACCGATGCCGACGTGGCGGCCGTCCGGGAGATACTGGTGCAGTGCTTTGGTGTCCGGGTGGATAAGTAA
- the mntA gene encoding type VII toxin-antitoxin system MntA family adenylyltransferase antitoxin: MPAETRLDKAIADALTGYLNRCQDVVAAYLFGSYARGTSRERSDIDVAVLFAGSEEKLQRFDRRLEIIIDLERVTGKKVDVIDIQAAPLLLQHQILKDGILLVDKDPRYRVAFEVWSRRTYFDLQPLLQRRHKKIIAKILESG; encoded by the coding sequence TTGCCAGCCGAAACGCGCCTGGATAAAGCAATAGCTGATGCTCTAACCGGGTATCTCAATCGCTGCCAGGATGTGGTGGCGGCGTACCTTTTTGGTTCTTACGCCCGAGGGACCAGCCGGGAGCGCAGTGATATCGACGTGGCCGTGTTATTTGCCGGCAGTGAAGAGAAATTGCAGCGTTTTGACCGCCGGCTGGAAATAATTATCGATCTGGAAAGGGTAACGGGAAAAAAGGTAGATGTCATTGACATTCAGGCGGCACCTTTACTGCTGCAACACCAGATCTTAAAGGACGGAATTTTACTGGTCGATAAAGATCCCCGTTACAGGGTGGCGTTTGAAGTTTGGTCCAGGCGCACTTATTTTGATCTGCAACCCCTTCTTCAGAGACGACATAAAAAAATTATCGCTAAAATCCTGGAGAGTGGCTGA
- a CDS encoding class II glutamine amidotransferase: protein MCQLLGVSFSEPKPFNKLFAEFRKRGESNPHAWGIAYWAGDGHGPAVIREARAANESPLAAALASTPVPATVVIGHVRLGTTSGKWSLKSTANAHPFLFRVGETDWAGAHNGYIRKAAPVLRRPEGTTDSEAFFCAVADELEISKVKLTEEKMDVICRVAGKYKDSGKLNFLLADGENLFFSANHPAAVGGLYFREVKRSDQRALIVATRPLYTEEGWEEAEPGWLYVAREGRVVKKRRIVPAFTGKTQLTMFAREEGPRVATSLEGKRRYRSYIDYWEEQVAKKKAANCR from the coding sequence ATGTGCCAGCTGTTAGGCGTCAGCTTTTCCGAGCCTAAGCCTTTCAATAAACTCTTCGCCGAGTTCCGCAAGAGGGGAGAGAGCAACCCCCACGCCTGGGGGATCGCATACTGGGCGGGCGACGGGCACGGCCCGGCGGTAATCCGCGAGGCCAGAGCCGCCAATGAAAGCCCCCTGGCCGCGGCTTTAGCTTCGACGCCCGTGCCGGCAACCGTGGTCATCGGCCACGTCCGCCTGGGCACCACCAGCGGCAAATGGTCGCTTAAAAGCACGGCCAACGCCCACCCGTTCCTCTTCCGCGTGGGCGAGACCGATTGGGCGGGGGCCCACAACGGCTACATAAGGAAAGCCGCCCCGGTCTTGCGGCGGCCGGAAGGGACGACCGATTCTGAAGCCTTCTTCTGCGCCGTGGCCGACGAATTGGAGATCAGCAAGGTCAAATTGACCGAAGAAAAGATGGACGTCATCTGCCGCGTGGCGGGGAAATACAAGGACAGCGGCAAGCTGAATTTCCTCCTTGCCGACGGCGAAAACCTGTTCTTTTCCGCGAACCACCCGGCGGCCGTCGGCGGGCTGTATTTCCGGGAAGTCAAACGCTCCGACCAGAGGGCGTTAATCGTTGCCACCCGGCCGCTCTACACGGAAGAAGGCTGGGAAGAAGCCGAACCGGGGTGGCTGTACGTGGCGAGAGAAGGGAGGGTGGTGAAGAAGCGGCGTATCGTCCCCGCGTTCACCGGGAAAACGCAATTGACGATGTTTGCCCGTGAGGAAGGGCCGCGGGTTGCCACGTCCCTGGAAGGGAAACGCCGTTACCGCTCGTACATCGATTACTGGGAAGAGCAGGTTGCCAAAAAGAAAGCGGCAAATTGTCGGTAA
- the tnpA gene encoding IS200/IS605 family transposase, giving the protein MKYQLDKGCHAVYSLRFHYVACTKYRRKVLTPEISGFLKQVNLSVAEKFGVQIIEQETDRDHIHILFASQPQIQLSKFINSLKSVSARLIFRKFPEVKKQLWGGHFWSPSYFLATVGEVKLEDVKRYVQSQGNQEL; this is encoded by the coding sequence ATGAAGTATCAATTGGACAAAGGATGCCATGCCGTTTACAGCCTTCGGTTCCACTATGTGGCGTGTACCAAATACAGGCGTAAGGTATTGACACCTGAAATTTCTGGTTTTCTCAAGCAGGTCAACCTAAGCGTAGCGGAAAAATTCGGCGTTCAGATAATCGAACAGGAGACAGACAGGGATCATATCCATATCCTCTTTGCCTCCCAACCTCAAATACAGCTTTCAAAATTCATCAACTCCCTGAAATCTGTTTCGGCGCGGCTGATATTCCGGAAGTTTCCGGAAGTGAAAAAGCAGCTTTGGGGCGGCCATTTCTGGTCGCCCAGCTATTTCCTGGCTACCGTAGGAGAGGTGAAGCTGGAGGATGTCAAACGCTACGTCCAGTCTCAAGGAAACCAGGAACTATAA
- the hepT gene encoding type VII toxin-antitoxin system HepT family RNase toxin: MNLERVLRRLKKLEEYVNFLKEYQNVSLDEFLHNHQIYSTVERDMELAIVCIIDIGNYIISAMDLPEPETYADIPLILGAEGIIPQDLARKLAETVRFRNILVYEYMDIDRRLVYKHLQTGLDDLVEFIYGIGKFLGIREL, from the coding sequence GTGAATTTAGAACGGGTTTTGAGGCGCCTCAAGAAGCTCGAAGAATATGTGAATTTCTTAAAGGAATATCAAAACGTGAGCCTTGATGAATTCCTGCATAACCATCAAATTTATTCCACGGTAGAAAGGGACATGGAGCTGGCCATTGTCTGCATCATAGATATAGGCAATTATATTATCAGCGCCATGGATTTACCCGAACCGGAAACCTATGCCGACATACCTTTAATTCTTGGTGCTGAAGGGATTATCCCGCAGGATCTAGCCCGGAAGCTGGCTGAGACAGTACGCTTTCGTAACATCCTTGTCTATGAATACATGGACATTGACCGCCGCCTGGTGTATAAACACTTACAAACTGGCCTGGACGACCTGGTAGAATTTATTTATGGCATTGGTAAATTTTTAGGAATACGGGAGTTATAG
- a CDS encoding gamma-glutamylcyclotransferase family protein, whose translation MPKQEKNPIFVYGTLMSIHSNRMQRLGGDGPYLGVLRGYAMYQVTPEFPGIVPEPGGKVMGEVFYVPRQAFANLDRYEGVPDLYRREEAEVEMAGGGTVRAWVYVWNGKPEGWKIPFSEQPWRPKD comes from the coding sequence ATGCCGAAGCAAGAAAAAAACCCCATTTTCGTCTACGGCACTCTAATGAGCATCCACAGCAACCGCATGCAGCGCCTCGGCGGCGACGGGCCGTACCTCGGCGTTTTGCGCGGCTACGCCATGTACCAGGTAACGCCCGAGTTTCCGGGCATCGTTCCTGAGCCCGGCGGGAAAGTGATGGGCGAAGTGTTCTATGTTCCCCGACAAGCGTTTGCAAACCTGGACCGCTACGAGGGCGTGCCCGACCTCTACCGCCGGGAGGAAGCCGAAGTGGAGATGGCTGGGGGCGGCACGGTGCGGGCGTGGGTGTACGTCTGGAACGGCAAGCCGGAGGGCTGGAAAATACCTTTCAGCGAGCAGCCCTGGCGGCCAAAAGATTAA
- a CDS encoding helix-turn-helix domain-containing protein yields MIEIGELPAAKIGNRYRIAQEDLEQFIEERRTVKEGVSNIECLQG; encoded by the coding sequence GTGATTGAAATTGGCGAGCTGCCAGCGGCCAAGATAGGCAACCGCTACCGCATCGCCCAGGAAGATCTGGAACAGTTTATTGAGGAGAGGCGAACAGTCAAAGAGGGGGTATCAAACATTGAGTGTCTCCAAGGATGA
- the hepT gene encoding type VII toxin-antitoxin system HepT family RNase toxin: protein MVDIEVIRHRLALLSEYIADLEAEKEIGLKDFLADKRLRRYAERTLHLAIESCIDIASHIISDEGLREPRDNKDIFAVLGEAGYLPEELAKKLMKMAQFRNIIVHDYTQLDAEVIWGILKRDLGDLHHFMLTIKERLGIG from the coding sequence ATGGTTGATATCGAAGTTATAAGACACCGCCTGGCTTTGTTAAGTGAATATATAGCTGACCTGGAGGCAGAAAAGGAAATCGGCTTAAAAGACTTCCTGGCTGATAAACGGCTGCGCCGGTATGCTGAACGGACTTTACATCTGGCTATAGAAAGCTGCATAGATATTGCCAGCCACATTATTTCCGATGAGGGATTAAGGGAGCCACGGGATAATAAAGATATTTTTGCTGTTTTAGGTGAAGCCGGCTACCTGCCCGAGGAACTGGCTAAAAAACTTATGAAGATGGCCCAATTTCGTAACATTATTGTCCATGATTATACTCAACTTGATGCTGAGGTCATCTGGGGCATATTAAAACGCGATCTTGGTGATTTGCATCATTTTATGTTAACTATAAAAGAACGACTGGGAATTGGCTGA
- a CDS encoding nuclease-related domain-containing protein, giving the protein MPFQIGKAGAGTREIARKRALRICLALLALIVISSVLTLTGNKLLHLNTWVTSLLGYLTIGMGIGFLISVIKVSTGKDGKDIETAITRAVKGAKAEEKISEILDGLPKKFAVFNDFPCPMGNIDHIVVGPTGVFVIETKSHTGEITISPEGKLLRDGKPLEKDFLKQVLGQCFWLKEKMSGRGIKVPYINAVVVFTRAFVKVYQPVKGVRVVNKKWLLNYLTEPKNNLNEDERHQVFWHLLAIKSTESGAFHNGQ; this is encoded by the coding sequence GTGCCCTTTCAAATAGGTAAAGCTGGAGCAGGGACAAGGGAAATAGCCAGAAAGAGGGCCTTGCGGATTTGTTTGGCTCTCCTGGCTCTTATCGTAATTAGTAGTGTCTTAACGTTGACAGGAAATAAACTTCTGCACCTTAATACGTGGGTTACTTCCTTATTAGGATATTTAACAATTGGAATGGGAATAGGCTTTCTGATTTCCGTTATCAAAGTTTCGACCGGGAAAGACGGGAAAGACATCGAGACTGCCATCACGCGGGCAGTTAAAGGGGCTAAAGCCGAAGAAAAGATTTCAGAAATCCTCGATGGGCTGCCGAAGAAATTTGCCGTCTTCAACGACTTTCCCTGTCCTATGGGAAATATAGACCACATCGTTGTGGGCCCTACGGGAGTCTTTGTCATCGAAACAAAAAGCCACACAGGCGAAATAACCATATCTCCGGAAGGAAAATTGCTACGAGATGGGAAACCTCTGGAAAAGGATTTTCTAAAACAAGTACTTGGTCAATGCTTCTGGCTTAAAGAAAAGATGTCCGGGCGAGGCATAAAAGTACCCTACATAAATGCGGTTGTTGTATTCACACGGGCATTCGTAAAGGTGTACCAGCCTGTTAAGGGGGTTCGAGTCGTAAACAAGAAATGGCTGCTTAATTATTTAACCGAACCCAAAAACAATCTCAATGAAGACGAACGTCACCAGGTTTTCTGGCACCTTCTCGCAATAAAATCCACGGAAAGCGGTGCTTTTCATAACGGGCAGTGA
- the dinB gene encoding DNA polymerase IV translates to MSSSCTILLCDANSFFASVHQALDPALRGRPVIVAGLESTRHGIVLAASYEAKRGYGIKTGMTVREAKCLCPDGIFIPPHHDLYIEFSTRILRIMRDFTPLVEPFSIDEAWLDVSGCENLFGSPLTIARQLKERIKTEVGITTSVGLGPTKLLAKMAAEMQKPDGLTVLDYPDVPKKMWPLPVKELFGVGLRMEAHLAKLGIHTIGDLARFPVEVLVRRFGVVGQVLHQCANGIDYSPVDPHSLDRVKSVGHQITLPRDYYSYEDIEVVLLELSELVARRARLGNYLGRTVSISLKDAEFNWLGRSYTLPYYTDTAADIYAAARQLLRRHWPPGRPVRLVGVSLARLVPSATRQEDLFGRVEKQARLDRVCDRLKNRYGERIIYRAASLTGAGVLYGRG, encoded by the coding sequence GTGTCTTCCTCCTGCACCATCCTCCTCTGCGACGCCAACAGCTTCTTCGCCTCCGTCCACCAGGCCCTGGACCCGGCTTTACGCGGGCGCCCGGTCATCGTCGCCGGCCTGGAAAGCACCCGCCACGGGATCGTCCTGGCGGCCAGCTATGAGGCCAAAAGGGGTTACGGCATCAAAACCGGAATGACCGTCCGGGAAGCGAAATGCCTTTGCCCGGACGGCATTTTCATCCCTCCCCACCACGACCTGTACATCGAGTTTTCCACCCGCATTTTACGCATCATGCGGGATTTTACTCCCCTGGTGGAGCCCTTCTCCATCGATGAAGCCTGGCTGGACGTTAGCGGTTGTGAAAATCTTTTCGGCTCACCTTTGACAATCGCGCGACAGCTGAAAGAAAGGATTAAAACCGAGGTGGGCATCACCACCAGCGTCGGTCTGGGGCCTACAAAGCTATTGGCCAAGATGGCGGCCGAGATGCAGAAGCCCGACGGCCTGACGGTCCTTGATTACCCGGACGTTCCTAAAAAGATGTGGCCCCTGCCGGTGAAGGAGCTTTTCGGCGTCGGCCTCCGCATGGAGGCCCATCTGGCCAAGCTCGGCATCCATACCATCGGCGATCTGGCCCGTTTTCCCGTCGAGGTACTGGTCAGGCGTTTCGGTGTCGTGGGGCAGGTTTTACACCAGTGCGCCAACGGCATCGACTACAGCCCGGTGGACCCTCATTCCCTGGACAGGGTTAAATCCGTCGGCCACCAGATCACACTTCCCCGGGATTACTACAGTTACGAAGATATTGAGGTGGTTTTACTGGAGCTTTCCGAGCTGGTGGCCCGGCGGGCCCGCTTGGGAAATTACCTGGGCCGCACGGTGAGTATAAGCCTTAAAGACGCCGAGTTTAACTGGCTGGGTCGGTCTTACACCCTGCCCTATTACACCGATACGGCTGCCGATATTTACGCGGCGGCCCGGCAGCTCCTCCGCCGCCACTGGCCACCCGGGCGGCCGGTGCGGCTGGTGGGAGTGAGCCTGGCCAGGCTGGTACCGTCAGCGACACGCCAGGAAGACCTTTTCGGCCGGGTGGAAAAACAGGCCCGCCTGGACCGGGTATGCGATAGGTTGAAAAATCGCTATGGGGAAAGGATTATCTACCGGGCGGCATCCCTGACGGGGGCAGGTGTCCTCTATGGGCGGGGATAA
- the lexA gene encoding transcriptional repressor LexA translates to MPEGLTPKQEMILQYIRQFTNTHGYPPTVRDICKAVGLNSTSTVHGHLSRLEKKGYIRRDPTRSRAIELVERAPKTGGDVVYAPLVGKIAAGQPILAVENIEDTFPLPSQITGKEEVFILRVQGDSMIEAGILDGDYIIVRPQDTAENGDIVVALLGEEATVKYFYRYDDHVELVPANSRMQPIKAREVTIMGKVIGLLRRSN, encoded by the coding sequence ATGCCCGAAGGTTTAACCCCAAAACAAGAAATGATCCTGCAATATATCCGCCAATTCACTAATACCCATGGCTACCCGCCTACTGTCCGGGACATCTGCAAGGCAGTTGGATTAAACTCTACTTCCACAGTCCACGGCCATTTAAGTCGTCTGGAGAAAAAAGGCTACATCCGCCGGGACCCTACCCGTTCCCGCGCTATTGAACTAGTCGAGCGCGCTCCAAAGACAGGCGGAGACGTCGTTTATGCTCCCCTGGTGGGCAAAATCGCTGCCGGCCAGCCCATACTTGCCGTGGAGAATATCGAAGATACTTTTCCCCTCCCTTCTCAGATAACTGGCAAGGAAGAAGTCTTTATACTCCGCGTCCAGGGCGACAGCATGATTGAAGCCGGTATCCTGGACGGCGACTACATCATCGTCCGGCCGCAGGATACGGCTGAAAACGGCGATATCGTCGTCGCCCTGCTTGGCGAAGAAGCTACCGTCAAATACTTCTACCGTTACGACGACCATGTTGAACTGGTACCGGCCAACAGCCGGATGCAGCCCATAAAAGCCCGGGAAGTGACCATTATGGGTAAAGTAATCGGACTTTTGAGGCGCAGTAATTAA
- a CDS encoding Rpn family recombination-promoting nuclease/putative transposase, with amino-acid sequence MPENAGQPRPPHHPHDKGYRQLLADKRVFLELLKTFVREEWVEAIDSDDLILVNKSYVLQDFSEKEADIVYRLKTKDKNVIFYVLLELQSTVDYLIPFRLLLYMVEIWREIYNNTPQHERESKHFRLPPIIPAVLYNGAGSWTAALSFKEMLDSYRDFSGHLLDFRYLLFDVNRYSEEELIRAANLIASVFLLDQRMRPEELVGRLQKLAGVLRRLTPDEFRHFTTWLKNVVKPRIPGDFSAKIDGILDASNPWEVEQMIYNLELTLEEMQRQALLKGEMKGKMEVAKNLLRLGIELDKIAQATELSPEEIATLKKQLE; translated from the coding sequence TTGCCGGAAAACGCAGGGCAGCCCCGGCCTCCCCATCACCCCCACGACAAGGGTTACCGGCAGCTCCTGGCCGACAAAAGGGTGTTCCTGGAGCTGCTGAAGACCTTCGTCCGGGAAGAATGGGTGGAGGCCATTGACTCAGACGACCTCATCCTGGTGAACAAATCCTATGTCCTCCAGGACTTCAGCGAGAAAGAAGCCGATATCGTCTACAGACTTAAGACGAAAGATAAAAACGTCATCTTTTACGTCCTGCTGGAGCTGCAGTCAACGGTAGATTACCTGATACCTTTCCGCCTTTTGCTCTATATGGTCGAGATCTGGCGGGAAATCTACAACAATACCCCGCAGCACGAGCGGGAGAGCAAGCATTTCCGCCTGCCGCCCATCATCCCGGCGGTGCTCTACAACGGGGCCGGATCCTGGACTGCGGCGCTTTCCTTCAAAGAAATGCTGGACAGTTACCGGGATTTCAGCGGGCATCTCCTGGACTTCCGCTATCTTCTCTTTGACGTCAACCGTTACAGCGAAGAAGAGCTTATCAGGGCGGCCAATCTAATCGCCAGCGTCTTTCTCCTAGACCAGAGGATGCGCCCTGAAGAGCTTGTTGGACGGTTGCAGAAACTGGCTGGGGTCTTAAGACGGCTCACGCCTGACGAGTTTCGCCATTTTACGACCTGGCTGAAGAACGTCGTCAAGCCGAGAATACCAGGAGATTTTAGCGCAAAAATCGACGGTATCCTGGACGCAAGCAATCCCTGGGAGGTGGAACAGATGATTTATAACCTGGAATTAACCCTGGAAGAGATGCAGCGGCAGGCTTTATTGAAAGGCGAGATGAAAGGTAAGATGGAAGTTGCTAAAAATTTGTTGCGGTTGGGCATTGAATTAGATAAGATTGCCCAGGCGACAGAGCTTTCTCCAGAGGAAATCGCCACGCTGAAGAAACAGCTGGAGTAG
- the ltrA gene encoding group II intron reverse transcriptase/maturase — MRSREGRRQQKPPEGACPREEVVKPQGTAGGPSSSPAQSGTSPRGGQGSGLMEQVVERQNMLAALKRVERNGGAPGVDGIPTERLRDQIRAEWPRIREELLAGTYRPKPVRRVEIPKPGGGKRMLGIPTVMDRLIQQALLQVLTPIFEPQFSESSFGFRPGRRAHDAVKKARQYVEEGYEWAVDLDIEKYFDRVNHDTLMARVARKVTDKRVLTLIRRYLTAGVMVNGVVMETVEGTPQGGPISPLLANILLDDLDKELEKRGHKFVRYADDCNIYVKSKRAGERVMASIRKFLQERLKLKINEEKSAVDRPWKLKFLGFSMYKARAGQILIRLAPQTIDRVKTKIREITARNKPVSMAERIEHLNAYLGGWIGYFALADTPSTFKNIEGWMRRRLRMCLWKQWKRVRTRYRELRALGLPEWVVHEYANARKGPWRMAHGPMNRALGNTYWQSQGLMSLTERYLSLRQAW; from the coding sequence ATGCGTTCGCGAGAAGGGCGAAGACAGCAGAAACCCCCGGAAGGGGCCTGCCCGCGGGAGGAAGTGGTGAAGCCACAGGGGACCGCGGGAGGGCCGAGTTCTTCTCCGGCACAAAGCGGGACGTCACCTCGCGGAGGCCAAGGTAGCGGCCTGATGGAACAGGTGGTGGAAAGGCAAAACATGCTGGCCGCCCTAAAGCGGGTAGAGCGGAACGGAGGCGCACCCGGCGTGGATGGCATCCCGACCGAACGGCTTCGGGACCAAATCCGCGCCGAATGGCCGCGTATCCGGGAAGAACTGCTCGCGGGAACCTACAGACCAAAGCCCGTGCGCCGGGTCGAAATCCCGAAACCCGGGGGAGGCAAACGGATGTTAGGGATACCCACCGTAATGGACCGCCTGATCCAGCAGGCACTCCTGCAGGTATTGACGCCAATCTTCGAGCCGCAGTTTTCAGAAAGCAGTTTCGGGTTCCGACCCGGAAGGAGAGCCCACGACGCGGTAAAGAAGGCACGTCAGTACGTAGAAGAAGGATACGAATGGGCGGTAGACCTGGACATCGAGAAATATTTCGACCGGGTAAACCATGACACCCTCATGGCCCGGGTGGCCCGGAAAGTAACGGACAAGAGGGTACTTACCCTTATCCGCCGCTATCTTACCGCAGGCGTCATGGTAAATGGAGTGGTCATGGAGACGGTAGAAGGAACGCCCCAGGGTGGACCAATAAGCCCGTTATTAGCCAACATTCTACTAGACGACCTGGACAAAGAACTGGAAAAGAGGGGCCACAAATTCGTCCGTTACGCCGATGACTGCAATATTTACGTCAAAAGCAAACGGGCGGGAGAAAGGGTCATGGCAAGTATCCGTAAGTTCCTGCAGGAACGGTTGAAGCTCAAGATAAACGAGGAAAAGAGTGCGGTAGACCGGCCGTGGAAACTGAAATTCCTGGGGTTTAGCATGTATAAAGCCAGAGCAGGGCAAATCCTTATCCGCTTAGCACCGCAAACTATCGACCGGGTGAAAACGAAAATCCGGGAGATAACTGCCCGGAATAAACCCGTAAGCATGGCCGAGCGCATAGAGCACCTGAACGCCTATTTGGGCGGATGGATAGGATACTTCGCCCTGGCCGACACGCCCAGCACTTTTAAGAACATAGAAGGCTGGATGCGGAGGAGGCTGCGCATGTGCCTCTGGAAGCAGTGGAAGCGAGTACGGACCAGGTATCGCGAACTACGCGCACTGGGTTTACCAGAATGGGTAGTACATGAATACGCCAACGCTCGCAAAGGGCCATGGCGGATGGCCCATGGGCCAATGAATAGAGCCCTGGGCAATACCTACTGGCAGTCCCAGGGCCTCATGAGCTTAACCGAACGCTATCTCAGTCTTCGTCAAGCTTGGTGA